Proteins from a single region of Pseudomonas sp. 10S4:
- a CDS encoding type III secretion system protein — MRSLKLRQVSPSVAAASRLLGRGRWLEFSNAGDNGRLTLSPMLSIDSAATVALGSARGLLRLSNANALLSLFGSAPVVCAGPLQPWYWQYVNQQLSPTLAGLFAPLEPLEGVDEPLPDRLDCRITVQLAGETAHGVLSIAADTLLRIFDAAPWQAIEQALPADWPLHYPVVLGRLTLTINQLGSLRVGDVVLPAEPCFDSDGNGQLQLGARHWTVAALALDDNLQMRLIREKDLHDGQ, encoded by the coding sequence ATGAGGTCGCTGAAACTGCGCCAGGTTTCGCCGAGCGTCGCCGCCGCGAGTCGATTGTTGGGGCGTGGTCGCTGGCTGGAGTTTTCCAACGCAGGCGACAATGGTCGGCTGACCTTGAGCCCGATGCTTTCCATCGATAGCGCTGCAACCGTTGCCCTTGGCAGCGCCCGCGGCCTGTTGCGCCTGAGCAATGCCAATGCGCTGCTGAGCCTGTTTGGCAGTGCACCGGTGGTGTGCGCCGGGCCGTTGCAGCCCTGGTACTGGCAATACGTGAATCAACAACTGAGCCCGACATTGGCCGGCCTGTTCGCACCGCTCGAACCCCTCGAAGGCGTCGACGAGCCGCTGCCTGATCGCCTCGATTGCCGCATCACCGTGCAACTGGCGGGCGAAACCGCCCACGGCGTATTGAGCATCGCCGCCGACACGCTGCTGCGGATATTCGACGCCGCACCGTGGCAGGCCATCGAACAGGCATTGCCGGCGGATTGGCCGCTGCATTACCCGGTGGTGCTGGGGCGCCTGACTTTGACGATTAACCAATTGGGCTCGTTACGAGTGGGCGATGTCGTACTGCCCGCCGAGCCGTGTTTTGACAGCGACGGCAACGGCCAACTGCAGTTGGGCGCCCGACACTGGACCGTCGCTGCCCTGGCACTCGACGACAACTTGCAGATGCGGCTGATCCGCGAAAAGGACCTTCACGATGGACAATGA
- a CDS encoding type III secretion protein, with the protein MDDDLEADPDRVAMEQLIKVLTPLRQHRQARAERAQRQLQDELTAMQQQLLQTEQSWVQERDNQKVRRQQLSATHLEITMELSDVDRWHDKERRMLDRLAYIRQNASQLRQAIKLQRQRIEQAQLEAKARQRAVEKLACMSENLNEE; encoded by the coding sequence ATGGACGACGACCTCGAAGCCGACCCGGACCGCGTGGCCATGGAGCAACTGATCAAGGTATTGACGCCCCTTCGTCAACACCGTCAGGCCCGGGCCGAGCGTGCCCAGCGTCAGTTGCAGGACGAGTTGACGGCCATGCAGCAACAACTGCTGCAAACCGAACAATCCTGGGTTCAGGAACGGGACAACCAGAAGGTCCGGCGCCAACAGTTGTCCGCCACACACCTGGAAATAACCATGGAACTGAGCGACGTCGATCGCTGGCACGACAAGGAGCGCCGCATGCTCGATCGCCTCGCCTACATCCGCCAGAACGCCAGCCAGTTGCGTCAAGCCATCAAGCTGCAACGGCAACGGATCGAGCAAGCGCAGTTGGAGGCCAAGGCCCGGCAGCGGGCCGTGGAAAAACTCGCCTGCATGAGCGAGAACCTGAATGAGGAATGA
- a CDS encoding type III secretion system HrpP C-terminal domain-containing protein, translating into MNAPIKHPAPRPPQKPAPAAIQPQADNPPAAHSQPRRNEPERSRFADSRLNQGRDSTRHLDADGLFFEQLLMPSGNGKGDQSGAGGGGGFNMFAAADGVPTQLIDELALQLPSHGDRPFSATLLMPNLGKVQVRANKRDSRWAIELGFERSDVLERLSARHQACEDAFADALGHDVELSMGVA; encoded by the coding sequence TTGAACGCACCGATCAAGCACCCTGCCCCGCGCCCGCCACAGAAACCGGCGCCGGCGGCGATCCAGCCTCAGGCCGACAATCCGCCGGCCGCCCATTCGCAGCCTCGGCGCAACGAGCCTGAGCGCAGTCGTTTTGCTGACAGTCGACTGAATCAAGGCCGCGACAGCACCCGCCACCTGGATGCAGACGGCTTGTTCTTCGAGCAATTGCTGATGCCATCGGGCAACGGCAAGGGCGACCAGTCCGGTGCCGGGGGTGGCGGCGGTTTCAATATGTTCGCCGCCGCCGACGGTGTGCCGACGCAGTTGATCGACGAACTGGCGCTGCAACTGCCGTCCCACGGCGACCGGCCCTTCAGCGCCACGTTGTTGATGCCCAACCTGGGCAAGGTGCAGGTCCGGGCGAACAAGCGTGATAGCCGTTGGGCCATCGAGCTGGGCTTTGAGCGCAGTGATGTGCTTGAGCGCTTGAGTGCCCGCCATCAAGCCTGTGAAGACGCGTTTGCCGACGCACTGGGGCACGACGTCGAGCTGTCGATGGGTGTCGCATGA